The window TACATGATAATGAACACTGTTCACAAACAAGTCGATGGTACCAATTGACAAAGGCATCTTTGACCTATCGTAAGCATGAGAAACAAGGCAGAGAGTATATCATAATGGTATTCTTAGTAGTGAGTTGTGGAAGACCTGAAAGGATTTAGCTGGCACCCGGCTTCAATCAAGTCCTACCCCATCCAAACCAGCAGTTCTGGAAACCAACCAAAGGCTAAACGAACATGCTCCCAAAACAATTCCCAAGAACATCAATGAATGAGGGAAATGTACAGGGGCACGCTAAGAACATACTAACTGTCACACGGGAAAGAGCTCCTGCCAGATGAACTACTTCAGGCTGCTGCCTTGGAAGACTTTCTTTGATGGAGAATGCATTAGTGGTTTTGAATCTGAATTGATAACAATATTTCCAATTCCTGCCTCCATGGCCTCCCTCTCATCTTTGTCCCTTTTCTTCTGATCCGAAGCAGAAGTTTCAGCAGCAGGGTTGTGATTAGAAGGCATAGATGGCTGCAAAAGGCGTGGACCAACATTCATCCATGGATGGAGAAGGCACTGACCAGCTGTTGGCCGCTTCTCAGGAACAAAGTCAAGGATGGGAACCAAAAAGTCTGTCATATCATTTGCATCTTTCTCACTGAAGTCATACTTCTCCACGAGGACTTTATTCAAGGGCCAGAATCGCAACCGCCGGATGTGCCTTAAGTCACCATATCTATTAAAGAAATCACGGGAATAACGGCCACCAAGTGCTATCTGAGAATTATAATCCACAGACTCAAGTTAATCACAAACCAATGAACCATAAATATTAAGACCCAAGAAATGGATAGAACAATATTGTTACCTTACGTGGCATCATTCCAAGAAGTTCCATCATTAATGCTAAGTGGTCCtgagataaattaaaaacagaacacATATACATCAGACATTAACATCAAAACTGAAGAGCAAATACAAGTAAACTATTTCAAAATGTCAGTACTGAAAATAAAACCATCATaacaaaaagaatgaagttacTCCCAAGCAAAGCATATTATTATGTAGACCTTGGAATAAATAAGCACATCCAATAAGTTCCATATGTAAACGGCACACAGATCAATTTgcctaaaataatatattcttttaatagAAATTTTGCATAATACTTAGGCAggccaaaatttaaaatggaacAAACTTCAGTATGTCTTGATATTGTAGGAAAGGGATGTTGGTGGGATTTACTTTGGACTATGGTGCCACAACCCGCAAGGTTAAGCTCTATTCCTTGCTGGTGATATGAAAGCCCATATCACATGTTGGAGatgtaatataaaatcattcatgTGTCTTTCACCTAACAACTTACATTTTTTCAATAGTATGTTCACAACATTGTACTCACAGCCTGTGACCATGAGATCTAAAGTTCAATCCTTGCAACCCTCATTCTTCCAATAAAATGTTGAATTTTAGCACAAGAGTTCTTCTGGTCATTGTCCACGCCACAGGTATGAAGAGCTCTTGTGTGTGGGACATGTTATGTTAGAGATGTAATATAAAACAATTCATAAGTCTTAAAATAACCACTTGAGTTTTTGGAATAGTATGTATGTGACATGTTATCAAAATCTCTATGATTAATGTAGCCTATAGTTCAATAATCCATGTTATCCTCATTCTTTCGTGTTTCATTAAAAAGTTGAATTTCAGCACAAGATAAGTATGTTTATGCATTTTACATGCTTTGAGACAAATATCTTTTACATTTGGGTATGTTAGagatttaacataaaaaagaaaataatataaaataaaagcattaatGTGTCTTCACCTAACAGCTTAAGCTTTCAAAATAATTGGTTCATGACAGAATTTTGCCTTCATCTAAAACCAACCACTAGGGTATCTAAAAAGATTGGCAATCTCCATGTCACAGTTGCAGTCTGCAGTCTGTCTTGATATTATAGGAAGGGGACATTGGCGGTTGGTGGTTTACTACGTACAGGCTATTATCACATAATGCTTGGGCCAAGCCCTCTTCCTTGAAAGGAGCTGAGTTTTGTATATTGCTTTTGTGCTCTTCTGCAGGGAATtatttcaatgctttgaaatttcataatgaaaaattaataggTGATGAGGTTACTCCTACTATGAGGGGCATTAATGCATTTATATAGGAATGGTGACCTCCTGGATTTAACTTTACTTAATGGCTAGTTCACGAGGTCAACTAACAGAAAGCACACAATTTCCTGCTTTAGACAGATTATGTTACCAAGCATGGATGTCAAAAACTCAAAATGCACATCTTGAGGTTGATTTTCAAACTTGTGGATCATAAGGTTCATGACTCAATGCTATCCATCATAGGTTGGTTTTCAAAATGCACCATTTTCACTCTCTCAAAGGGTGACTTGCAAATCAAATTGAATTGTGAAATTAATGGTTATACTGTTCACAAAAAATTGGGAAGATACATTTTGGCATCTTGTCTTAGAACTTCAGCTTAACATGTTTCTGATTAGCTCTTTCCACTTTAAGAATGTCTGGATAAATAACCATGCCTTTCTCATTTTCTCCCTAAGGAGAGATTTCAAAGCTATCCCATCATTCCACACCAGCCAAAGGCATCACATGAcagcatataaaaaaaaaaaacaaatagtcATAAACTTTAACATCCTTGCGTCCGCCAAACATTCAAACTCAATAAAGAACGGCTCCAAATTATCCAAGGAAACCTAAGCCAAAATTCATTAAACACACCAAAGGCCAACTCCATTTATAATTGCCTGCTGGAGCTGGACTAAGTTCCTATGCAACTAAATCAACAGCTGTCTTTGAATTTGAACAACACTTTAAACATCTATTAACATTaagattcaagaaataaaatctTGTTAGGTCTAGAACCCGCAAGAAATTATGAGCCTTGATGCTATTTAGTGCTACATTACAAGCAAATGACTCCACTTTAGAGGGAGCTCTGAAATTTGGATTTCCAAAGGGCTTCTCAATAATGAATATCTTTTATTTGGAATTTAGGAAAGAAAATGGAAGGGCGTACAAGTTAACACAGCTGAAGAGGATGTAACTTTCAGCAACATCAATTCAACCCATAATGCTAGGTTCAGCAACAATATGCTTAAGAAATTATATGAAATACTAGGCATTAACTCTTTATTGCCACTAACTACTATTTTAAGTGATAATGTTCTACAAAGTACTCATTTTCTTGTTAATGTATCACCCTAATAACTTTTACTTGGATAATTCTCCAATCTCCACCcccattttattttcaatttctctCCCCACATGTTCAATTGCATTCTGTTATACATATAGTCTATATTAGATTTTTCTACGTCACCCCACCTTTAATTGAGATTATCCCCTACACATCTATTCATTCCATGTCACTACACATCCACTTTAAATTCAGTTCGTAgaaatattatttcttaataCCCATCCTagtagcaattttttttatagagccATAATGTATCAATAAAGTAATAGGATATCACAGGTGCTGCAGATCACCAAAATTCACTTCATTTTACCTATCACCACTTCATCACCTAATTCTACAGGAAAACCTTACTATAACCAGAGTCAGTGCTGTTAAAAAAGTGGCCATGTAATCACCATGGCGGATTATGGTGGCAGGTTTTTAACAGGCCACCATTCTATGGCAGTGGCAGAGTGGGTTCCGCATGGCAGCCACTTTTCATGTGGAGCCCATAGCAGAAGCAGCAGCCATGATAGAAATGGCGTAATCaaagaagataaagataataataaaacaaaaacgaGCAGCAGAAATCTGAtgggataaaaaagaaaagatgggttTGGATCGTCTAACCCAATGTAGTCAAGATCGCTAGTTAAATCATGAAATCACACAATTTTACAATCTTATggccttctaccgagatatatTATATTCCTTTTAATGATAGaaatacaataatattattaaggAAAAGAAGAGTTGCAAGGAACAAGGAGGACAAAAGCAAGGCAGAAAAAAGCATTTGtaaaattagatattttaacttaaaaatatttagacaATAATTGTAAAACATTGGTTATTTTCGTAGCATGCTGGAATCCAATACACGATGGTCATGATTTTACAAATGCCAAGACTAGAAGTTATGATAACCAATTTGTGTTAGTCAATGATGTATCTGAAATATCAAAACTCAGTTTCCAGTACAGCctacatattaaaaataataaaaataaaaataaaaaactccaTAAACTAGCAACCTGATTGTATAATTACATCAGTAAATGCTCTTACAAAGACCTTCAATTTTAGTACTATTAAGCAGCTCTGAAACAAGGCAttttattttactctatttCATTATTTCACTCAGTTCTTGGGCAACATTTCTGGGAACATAAATTAGTTCTTCCTTGTCAAGTGTATTTGTGTTCAGTGGTATACCAAACTCattaaaaggatattttagagCTGAAGTACCTCTGACAGAATTTAGATTTAACTTCTATTCAATGTTTACCCCATCGTGTTTACTAATGTGTTGCTACTTTCCATAACTAATATTCAACAAGACTAGATAACTTTTCAACAATAACAACAGCCAAGCGTTTTCCCACTAGATGGGGTTGACTACAAGGATCAAATGATGTTATAATACTCCGTCATAATGCATTTAGAAAAGcttatttaaaacttatttgaGCTTATCTTATGACACAAACACTTGTGTAAGTATTTGGGAGAGCTTACAAGAATAGCTTATGATATGtccacaagttttttttttggtaaatgatATGTCCACAAGTTTTTTTCAGCTTTTTTAGTATGCCCTTCAAGGTATGTTATGAAAACAACAAACAACTTGTATGAGAAATGGGTTAACTCCTTTTCCTCTTTGATTATAAAACAACTTATGATAAGCACTTAATTAAGTTGTTAGCACCCATGTCTATAAACAAATTATTGACTTCTGATTCTAAATACTTAATAATTGTTTCACCTATAGCTTTTCAGTCTCCCTCTACTTCTAACACCTGGCCTACCAACCATCAATCTAATCTCCTTATTACTAGGGCTTTTACTGTGCTACCCCATTCTTTTTCCCAATGCTTACATTCCTAACCTATATTGTCTAGTAAGGCAGCATAACTTTGTAAAGAAATTTGTCTCATTTCCCATTTCTCTATGTTAGAAGACACAACTTATCCTCTCTTATTTACTCCTCTCTAGTCTCTTCTAAAATTCTTTGtttacaacaaaaacaaaaatctaagtaAATTGTTGctacataaatgaaaaaaagatcTTCCAAGACTGGGCTAGTCAGTTTATGTTCCACTGAAAGCTCACCAGGATCAAAGATGCCAATAGCCAGTTATATGTGGCCTGGAATCATACACATCATGCCCTCAAAAGCCACTACCATATAAACAAGGAAAGATGAAAAACTAACTTCATGAATAGGATATGGGATGTTCCACACAATGAAGCATAAATAATTtgctttttttaatcaatgataTATTGGATGTTACACAATAATTAAGAGTAATAAGTGTTGCACTCATTGAGAGCCATATATGGTTTTGATCAAGACTTGGGCTTTAACTGCAGCATTCTATGGGTTAAAATTAGGTGCTTTGGTTTACTGATAGTTTAAGATAAAGGGTTTTCAGTGAAGGGGTTTTACTTCAGTCAGTGGTTCTATTTATGGTTTCTATGATATTTGAGCTTTTCATTGCAGGTTTATTAACTTCAGTTCTGAAGTATGATTCACATTAAGTAGTTTCTGCGTTAGGATTCAAAGACCTTCATGAGTTTGAACTTCAAAAAGTCCATATATATAGTCCTTTCATTTACTTGGATAGTGCCACATTGTTCCTGCAGCCCATTTCATGATCAATACCAGACTTTCACAGATCTGATTCAACCTTCATCAAATGTACCTTACCATATGGCATATCTTTTATCTAGTCTGCAGTTTTCAAACACCCTAAGTTTGTGTCTAAACGTCACAAGAAATCTTATTTCTTAGTTTTGTTGGGGGGCAGAGAGGGGATATGCTAGCGAAAAAAACATAGGCTGATTCCAATAACTGGTAAGGATGGCAAtctcaaattattattgaatatgttataatttatatatttcattaaattcCAACCctctttttgaaaaatcaagGACCATGGAACCTAAAATTTTCACTTCATGGAGTAAAAATGATCAGGTAGAACATATAAAGAAGTAAACAAAATACACATACCTCATCCCTATCAAAGTTCTCACCACTGTGAGGATCAAATAACACATCTCCAGTTGCAAGCTCAAAACAAATGCAAGCAAAAGACCAAAGATCTGCAGACGTAGAATATTTTGACCCAAGGATCACCTCCGGGCACCGATACTGTCTTGTCTGAATATCATTAGTAAACTGTTTATATGTCCAGCAGGCATTACCAAAGTCCACTAACTTGCACTTGAGATCAACCAATGCCAGCAGCTTCTGTCTCATAGAGCGGCTTCCTCTTTTGTTACCCTGCTCTTTCAACTTTGTTGCATCAGCATCGGATAACCGACTAGTTCCTGCCGAACTAGAAGCCTGTTCTCTTGCAGAACTCGCATTGGGAGACAACTCCACAGCCCCAGAGGTTTCAGCATTACCCTCAACTCCTTCAGAAGCTTCCTTTTCAACACATCCATGGGCTGCTTGCTTAGCTTttctcttaatcttttttttatgattcttaATCAAATCCCCATTCAACGTCTTCATATCTTTCACCCCTGCTGACTCCAGTGCCATCTTATCTTTACTATCCGGAAGAATAAGCTGTGCACCAGACTTCCTAGGATCCTTAGACGGATCAATTGTCGACAAGAGCAGGATGTTTTCGGGCTTCAAGTCAGTATGTATGATAGAAAGCTGCTTGTGCAAGTAATCCAATCCAACCAGAATATGAAAGCAAATCTCCTTAACCATGGCAATAGGCAACCCTCGATAATCTGAGTACTTAATAAGAGTCAAAAGATTGTCCCCAAGGTACTCAAACACCATGCAAACATGCTGCCCATTGGGACCAGAATGCTTGAAATGGTCCAAAAGCTTCACCACACATTTCTTATCATCAGGATCTCCCTCCGCAATCTGCTGCAAAATTTTTATCTCATCCATGGCCGCCTCGGTGTAGTGCTGAGCACTCTTCTGAACTTTCAAAGCCACGTATCTCTGCAGATCTCCACacacaaaaaacaacaaaaacaaaacaagtcaacaaaattcgaaaatcaaAAACTGCTCCCAGTTTAGTGCCAAACCATCGCCTAATGCCAATAATCTCTTCTATTGTTTCTAGATTATAcatcaatcaaaacaaaaaaacaaaacaaatcaacaaaatttgaaaaacaaaaaatcactcCTACAATTTAGTGTCAACCGTTGCTAAACGCCAATAATCTCTTGTAATGTTTCTAGACTAGAAATTAATCAGactaaaacaaaaaccaaacatgtcaacaaaattcgaaaatcaaAAATTGCTACTATTTTAGTGCCAAAACCATTGTTAATGCCTATAATCTCTTGTATTGTTTCTAGATTATAAACTAAGCAGactaaaacacaaacaaaacaactcaacaaaatcagaaaaacaaaaactgcTCCTAGTTTAGTGTCAAACCATGGCCAAATGCCAATAATCTC of the Glycine max cultivar Williams 82 chromosome 13, Glycine_max_v4.0, whole genome shotgun sequence genome contains:
- the LOC100810777 gene encoding serine/threonine-protein kinase SRPK, with translation MGDKHQQHQEDSSDFTSEDEGTEDYRRGGYHAVRIGDTFNAGRYVVQSKLGWGHFSTVWLAWDTKHSRYVALKVQKSAQHYTEAAMDEIKILQQIAEGDPDDKKCVVKLLDHFKHSGPNGQHVCMVFEYLGDNLLTLIKYSDYRGLPIAMVKEICFHILVGLDYLHKQLSIIHTDLKPENILLLSTIDPSKDPRKSGAQLILPDSKDKMALESAGVKDMKTLNGDLIKNHKKKIKRKAKQAAHGCVEKEASEGVEGNAETSGAVELSPNASSAREQASSSAGTSRLSDADATKLKEQGNKRGSRSMRQKLLALVDLKCKLVDFGNACWTYKQFTNDIQTRQYRCPEVILGSKYSTSADLWSFACICFELATGDVLFDPHSGENFDRDEDHLALMMELLGMMPRKIALGGRYSRDFFNRYGDLRHIRRLRFWPLNKVLVEKYDFSEKDANDMTDFLVPILDFVPEKRPTAGQCLLHPWMNVGPRLLQPSMPSNHNPAAETSASDQKKRDKDEREAMEAGIGNIVINSDSKPLMHSPSKKVFQGSSLK